AGCTCTATACATTGTGGACTACGGAAACAATTGTCTTGCTTGCTTTCCCAATAGACATGATCCATACACTTTCTTCTCGATGTCAAACTTCGGCACCCCTATGACCAGCTCTCGTTGCACCATATACCTCATTGTTTCCAGATTTATGTGACCCAATCTTGCATGCCACTTGGTTGAGTCGCTTGTTGTTGTAGACAAAAGCGATAAGTCCTCTTTGATCCCCATACACAcattatataatctttttttttatcttaccGCTTTAGCAATAAGTTTCCCATCACGGTCATGCATTATAAGATGCCCTCCCTTCATTCTTATGTTGCATCCTGCTTGAGTTGCTTGTCCAAGACTGTTTATATTGCTCTTAAGGTTGGGAATGAAGTAAACATCTGTGATCTTTCTCGGCTCTCTGTTTCTGTCTATGAATTCGATTGATCCTTTCCTTTTGATTTCGATCCTGGAATCATCTCCAAACCTTACTTTTCCACTAACTGAATCATCGACAGAAACAAAATATCTACGATCACCACTCATGTGATTACTAGCCCCGTTATCAAGATACCAGATGTTGTCATCACCGTCTCTTCTTTCATAGTTgtttggtacaatcttttcttCATTTAGGTATACTATCTCATGCATCATCAATTCATCTGCCTCTTGTGTTGACATGTTGTCattttcttgtgtttcttgtAGCTTAAGCAACCAATCTGGACAGTCGTATGCAACATGTCTTGTTTTATCGCATCTAAAACATGTAAGTCTTGATGCATCTCTTGCTCCATTGAACCAACCACGACCACGTCCTCTGTTATAGAACCGCCCTCCATGACCTCTGCCTGTATAATTGTTGTTGTAGTCGTGTGTTTGGTATTGTTGAGGTTCACCGTTTGCATACATAAGCTTACTTTGATCTTCTtgattatcttcttcttcgtagACATGCTCCTCATAAGCTTTTAGACGTCCTATAATATCCTCAAAGCTTGTGTTTTTGAGGTCTAGGACTTGTTCCAAAGAAGCCACAATATGTATGTACTTCTTGCGAGGTAGACACTTAAGAAACTTTTTAACAAGCTTCGCTTCTTTGATCTCTTCTCCTAGTGCCATTGATTTTGATAATATCTCTGATAGTTTTTACGAACGAATTTGTCAATTGTCTCTGTCTCTTTCACCGTAAGACGATCAAAATCTGCCATTAACGTATGTAACCTTGCATCTTTGACACGCTCAGCTCCCACATGTCTGGTTCGAATCGCATCCCATACCTTCTTCGCGGTGTCGAACTCTCCAACTTGTAATATCAGTGCCTCTGGTATCGACTGAAATATGAGCGCCATAGCCATATTACTCTTCTCATTGTCTTGAACCTCAGCTTCGACAACTTCCCATACCATATGCACTTTGAGTAGAATTTTCATTCTCATGGCCCATACGGTATAGTTAGTTGACGTAAGAACATGCCACTTGATTGACGATGAACCACCTCCATCCTTCGGCTTTGCGACCACAatatcaacctggctctgatacccaATATTGTCGTAAAGCTTTGATTATGAACTCACAAGTTAACAAGAGCAATCTCTTTATTGCTTAAGAAAACTAGCTCAAAAACTTAAGCCtctcacaatctcaaatctctctcacaatctcaaatctctctcaCAATCACAATATATCATCTCGGCATCTTTATCTATAGATGCATACAATCCTAATCCTATAAGTAATCTCATAAATAGATATTTCCTAATCTCATCATCATTATCTCTTTATAATCTTAATTCAACTAGGATTAGAATTGCTTCTCTCTCAAGCTTCTTTCAAGCTTACTCTAACAAAGCTTACTCTAACAGTATTTGCATTATATGTTACATGCTTGTGtgtttaaagtattttttctGTGTGTGTTAAAGTATTTCATAGTGTTTTTTTCTCGAGAAAGTTATTGTAATCCGAGAAACGATGCTATGGCTTATTTCACCTGAGTTCAGTAATATCTGAAATATATAGCATATGGGCCAGTTCTTGCAATAACTAGGATGTATTGTAAGCTTGTTTGGAAAATTAGAAAACATTTCTTTGTGCCTAATGAAATAATActacaactagattttgatccgcgcttagaaagcacatgtttatttttgaaattaaataatttcttcttatataatttctatataagatAATGTATAGGTTTGAGTAAATTTACCCGGGTGCACTGAACCGTACCAaactgaaaaaacaaacaaaattaagCTGATTTTCATAGTAACTGAGCATATTCTATATATTTGGAACCGAAAATAGAAACCGAACTGAGAACCAAATGAgtacttaaatttttaaaataaaagttatatacTTACAAACattaattatgtttaatttctaaataaccaaatatcctaaaaatgctatttataaaccaaattatgcaaaagaaaaaaaattaatgactcGAACATTGtttattcaaataattaatagttaattatttatcctatattttttttccaaacaacCTAAACTACCGATTTAAAGCGCAAGATATTTTACATTTGTGAAAATTCAATAAAACGTATCATATGCAATGTTTgaatttataaagtaaataaacatGTTCTATTTAAACCagtatttttttactaattacATTTAAATCTCCAATCCGTTTAGacccattttatatttttatgatacTATTAATCATTTAgttcatatataaaaatgtaagatcaaatcttaataattgattgcatgtaattaattaaattaatgttttatagTTGAATGGTTGACATTAAAGCTTTTAGTTTCCAATTCacgtaaaaatgaaaaaaaaattgttatacaCTAGAGGATTTTCCATTACAACATATATTAAACATAACTAACCATTggaaattttatactattaatagAACTATATATGTGGCAATGATCACAACAACATGTGTAAACATGTTTGAATAATTTGTAATATATTCATAGGGATTTATTGTtactataattatataattgattatgggagaataataaatgagttcatttaaattatgtaaagtatttatatagttagagaaatataaaatacgaccaaaaaaatagttataaatcaaataaaatggtccaacaattttatttaagtagattttttaaaaattcttctATTTTGATTGTATAAATGGTTTATGTTAATGTATTTGTTAGACAACGAAAGAAATAAGTTTTAAATAGTAGTTAGGTAagcttttttttgtgtggtcGAAGTAGTTAGGTAAGCTATGAAGAAGACATTTAAATTCCTAGCGTCCGTTCCGTGATGAAAGAacataaaattttcttaaaGGCTAATACGTCAAATGAGGACATGAGTCATGGCCAAGAGGATCGCGTTGTATGtgatctattattatatttcgTTTTTTTGGTCGGTTTATGTCCGTTCtaagaaattatttgtattaGTAATAGATATATGACAAAAGAACGACCGCTAGATAAAGAAAAATTAGTTAAACCCATTTAAATTGTATTAGTGGTCGTTGAGGGTAAAGAAAAATTAGTTAAACCCATTTAAATTGTATTAGTGGTCGTTGACAGAGGGTTTGGTGATTTAGGCAACCAACCTTtcatgttcttcttttttttcttatgttcttCATGCTTGGTTATTATTTGTTATGTATTATTGTGCACCCTTTACACTTACTAGATTATCATGTACTTTGGACCAACATCTATTCATTTTACATCCATAATATCAGATAAGAAAATACTTGtttcaatgtttttgttttctcttttctttttcttacgtctttcatttattagatcATATTTTGGATTAATATCAGTTTTGCTTCCATCATATGAAATCTGCGCAAGTCCTATAACATCAGTTCATTGCTTGTTAGTTACCAATCTTTCATCAACCTTATACTAGAACTAGCACATAATATTCCATAGCcatattttatgtaaaaaataaaacatatcacTATATCTAGAGATTATTATTTCCTTACattacatttattaaaaatacaacatttcatcaatttaatattataaagtttaggtaatatatatatatatatatatattaaaaatgttttgtatgtggcatatactccctccatttcGAAATTATTcacgttttagaaaaaaaatgtttcaaaaagatacattctTACTgcattatttatttgtaaattgtaagcttcaaataaattaattgtGTTTATTGAGTTTTGATTGGCTAAAAATTGAAAGAAttatttaatcacaaaataatacattataataaaaatttaatatatttttctaatttgtgtaaaattttcaaaatatacattttGAAAAAGAGAGAGTAATATTAAAGTTCtttcttataatttaattttgaaacctCTTTGTCGGGTTATTCAACTAGACCAAAAACGTTCAGCTTGAAATGCTTGttgacattattttttttataaaaattttagtgGATTTTTATTAACATTGAGTATGACAGATCTGTAAAAAGGTTAAGACTAATCCTCAAGTGGAGGTGCatcatacatataaattttttttttcaagtattCAAATGGGTTATATACAATAGGTACATATTCATGTGTCTATATAATAAAATGTAGTGGTATGCAGTACTTTCAAACCCAAATTACTTAGCAATCCAAAGCTCGCCGGCCACTACACCCTTACCCATGGTTAAAAGTTCATAGTTCAcgtttatgttttagttttgaCCACTGAAACTATTCACCTATGAACTTTTTCAAAATAGAAAAGTCTACcgtttatgttttagttttgaCCACTGAAATTGTTCACCTATGAACTTTTTCTAAATAGAAAAGTCTACCacatgaaatataaaagattttttttaaatcattaataaactattctattactcaagtttGAGATAGTTTGGGaagccagaccggaatagaacaactaacaaaaattaaacgatAGAAATTACGAGCAATTATGACTTAACCATCTGCGGTCCGATTATGCTCTCTTGGTATATAGGAGATCTTGAAGTTTGGCAATCGTCTCTTTAATGCTAGCTCCCATAGCTCCACATGAAATATAAAGTTAGATGAGGTGATTCCGACGATGCATACATGTAAAAGAGCAAATATTCTCAATATTGTTTACTTGGTTTATTTACGTAAGAATAAATATACAATTGTCAAAAAGGAAAAATCTGTCTCTTCATTCTAtttgattatatttatatttgtgaaaTAAGTTTAATTCACTCGTTCACAAATAAGATAAAGTAATGGATTATGAATGAATGGGGTTGAGatgattatttatatttgtggAAATAAGTTTAATTCACTCGTTCACAAATAAGATAAATTAATGGATTATGAATGAATGGGGTTGAGATATCGTTGGGAGTTAGGTAAGGGTTGCATGTATAATCCACCTTTCTCATTCCTTCCTCATTTCttgcaataaaatttaatagatCATCGTTGACCTgtgtcaaattaaaaaaaatattattacttcATCTCGAATAAAATAATCCAATAAAAGCTAGTCTACAAGAGGAATGCAAGGAGATACTGTTTGTGACCGATGTGGTGCTCCCGAGGAATCAGctaatcatgtgttttttgaatgtccaccgACAGTTCAGGTCTGGGCACTTTCACGGATCCCGATGAATCCAGATATTTTTCCCACTCAATCTTTGTTTACCaatatggatcatttattttggagaGTTTCTCCTGAAATGGAGGATCATTCATTTGCTTGGATTctctggtatatatggaaaggtagAAACAACAAAGTTTTTAGCAATTTGGATATGGACCCGAGAGATACTCTCAAACTGGCAGAAACGGAATCGTTACTTTGGGTGGAAGCACAAAATTCTCAGGCTCAAGACATGGAACGCACCCAAATTCATGTATCTTCGATAATAACGAGTATACcaggtagatggtgttttacagacggatcttggaaaaatgaggatagtttttcaggacaaggatggtatagtaccCTGGAAGGCTACGATGGACTAATGGGAGCAAGGAACACGAGAGCGAGTCAGTCGCCACTACACTCAGAGATAGAGGCCCttatatgggcaatggaatgtatgaggaatcttAGACAAGcatgggttacttttgcaacggATAgtgctcaattggtgaagatggtgtcggaaccagaagagtggCCAGCCTTTGCAAGCTATTTGGAAGacataaaagttttaaagaggagtttcaacagctcagagatcattcataTACCACGGACACAGAACTCAAAGGCGGACAGTCTCGCACGCAGTGCAAGAAAGCAACCGTCGTTTGTCGTCCATATGGATGCAGAGCTACCGGAATGGTTCGCAGAGTCTACATGAATCTGTTTtgtttgctgacaaaaaaaaaaaaaaaagctagtctacaaaaaaaaaaaaaatctaacagtATATGCATTTTCAACAATACAATATAACTTTTTAAcacaatttatataaataattacattttaagtAATAAATAGTTAGAAAATTTTCTGTAGCAACActagaaaattaaaattcttcCAAAATTTGTCTACTTATACCACTGCAATTTTGCCGATGTACTCAAACATTGCAATAAACAGTGATATTCTCTCCAAAAACTCGGTAAGAATAATAAAAAGCTTAGCTAAACAATGGCTGCAAAAACAATAtaaactagatcttgatccgcacAACCGGTCGagtgttatttttaattttatatgtatatatatatatttattttagattattAGTGGTATACATATTGACATGTATACCAATAGCtgcaaaaacaatataaataggTCAAAACACGTCCATgtgtaatcttgtaatttgtaGAAACTTCTAGGCCAAACTTGATTCTGGAAATAGAGTCGTCCCACATACTCGTGTCAGTGTCGATCTTCACTCAGGacagagtgtcgatcgacactccttCAAATCTCGGCCATGACTTTTGTTTTTCTGCACAGCTACATGTTTCCTTATCTTTAAGCTCCAAATGGCTACATGATCTCCACAATACTCCAAAACGTACATAGATCtgaaaaaactctaaaatatactcgaaacataatatatagATTCTAAGATGACTTATACTATGGCTCAAAAAGTGGTAAAAGCCATAATATATCATTTGTGTAGGCCTATTTCTGCTTTAATCGTATACCATTTGCATCTTTTCGTGGGTGGGCCACTATGCAAGGATATAGGGTTTGCCATGATCGGGAACATGTTGATCCCCAACtgaggggtacgtaggcaatccctaatgaaggatgcaactataaaTCCAAATACATTTCATGGTGCCATGACTCAGAGCCCAGAAGACATCTTTGGAAGCAGGAACCATCAACTAGAGCAGGCAGACCATGCGGTCGTCACTATAGACAAGCATCTCCTGCCTTATGATCCATCTTTCATGCTGCTATCAAGACATTGACGACATATACTGACTCATACCCATATGGCGGTAGTATAAATGCATGATCTTTTGATTTATCAACAACTGAAGCAAGAGAAACCACTACGACAACTTGTCTCCTTCTTCCTATCATTCCGTAAAGCTAAGCATGAAtcacttgaaaaaaaatacCCTAACAGTGTGCATCTCAGTGATCTTCTTTTGTATGGCTGTGAACTTGGCTTGTAACTCGGTTTCAACCATGGTGATCAAAGGTTGCTCGATATGCTCACTTTCTGTCATCATCACATAGTCGTGGCTACCCCCTCCTTCTAGAGCCTAACTATTAGGGTAACTTTAAGTAGGGTTCTTCATGATGCTACGAAACATGAAGCAAATAGTATATAAGGACAAGAgtcaaatatcaaaattattgtatttttatatcaaTATAGTTGGAACTATAACGTTTAGGTATACTAACCCTAGTTATATCTGCCTAACTCTGTAGTCAAAGTTTTAAATAATCGATCCCTTGTTCCAGGGTTTGTGAAACCCTTTTATAGGTCGTCATTAGTGTTAGGTCAGATGCTtccatattttgaaatattgaaACAAAAGAAGTTTTCCATTTTAACCGGCGGCATGGAAAAAATCCGGTCCAGGAGTCGGACAATCGCTTAGGCAGGAGAAGAAAGTTGGTGTCCTACTCTTAAGAAGGAGAAATGACttctttcataattttaatagtGCAATTGGTTAAAGTTCAGTTATTTAGTGGATCACAAAGGCTAACCCGACTTTGGGGGTAGTGTACCCCCAAAACAATCAAGACATAGTAAACGCAGTGTTTTGGTTGTGTTTAGAAAGGATCATCAGGGAGATCCAATTACTATAAATGAGAAACCAAAGGCGGAGACGGTGTCGTCTAGACTCAGAAATCGAAGCACTTATCTAGTCTATAAAGCTTATATATGCTCCCATATTCGATAGTTCAAGCTTTCGGTACATACTTCTAGGAGATAATTCAAAATTCCAAGTCTATGGTATATATGTTCACGAAGCTCAAGGAAGTAGCAAAGCTAAAAGAACATTTTCAAGACTTCACAATTAGATATGTTCTCGTCTAAACAAATCTACAGTGTATGTCTTAGCTATGAGGGTTAGATCTTtccacaaaatattatatttgttgGTTGTTTTCTTTCGATTTTATTAGTGAGACACCATCTAAAATTTGAGTAATACAATAATTGTTTgacgcaaaaaaaaatataaaatataagactataaatattatatactcAATAAAAAACTATTAGACTATCATTTGTTTGatcttcaaaaataatatgtatgCATTGGATGGGgttttaattctattttttccagtgactatgttatttataaattataacagAGACTCATATCCTtggataattttatatatttggaaaGCGAGGAATGATAAGATATTCAAAGGTATAGATATGGACCATTTGGAGTTAGTCAgatatgcagagagtgaatgtcaGACATGGTACAATGCAAATGATTCTATACCTGCTCCCCCACATGCACAAATTGTTGAAGTCACACAAGCCTTAAGCGTGGAGAATATTTGTACGGTGGATGGTTTATGGACCTCTACGGATCAATTCAGTGGAATTAGATGGGTATGGAAGGATGACAGAGGGAAGATCCAACTAATGGGGACAAGGAACTTAAGGAGGCATGAGACACCAATACACTCTGAACTGGAAGCATTAAGAtgggcaatggagagcatgCTACATCACTCGACATGTCAGAGATTTGAGACGGATTGCAAGGATCTGATTGCAATGGTAGCGGATCCACAAGCATGG
The window above is part of the Brassica napus cultivar Da-Ae chromosome C8, Da-Ae, whole genome shotgun sequence genome. Proteins encoded here:
- the LOC106412685 gene encoding uncharacterized protein LOC106412685, whose amino-acid sequence is MVWEVVEAEVQDNEKSNMAMALIFQSIPEALILQVGEFDTAKKVWDAIRTRHVGAERVKDARLHTLMADFDRLTVKETETIDKFVREEIKEAKLVKKFLKCLPRKKYIHIVASLEQVLDLKNTSFEDIIGRLKAYEEHVYEEEDNQEDQSKLMYANGEPQQYQTHDYNNNYTGRGHGGRFYNRGRGRGWFNGARDASRLTCFRCDKTRHVAYDCPDWLLKLQETQENDNMSTQEADELMMHEIVYLNEEKIVPNNYERRDGDDNIWYLDNGASNHMSGDRRYFVSVDDSVSGKVRFGDDSRIEIKRKGSIEFIDRNREPRKITDVYFIPNLKSNINSLGQATQAGCNIRMKGGHLIMHDRDGKLIAKAVR